From the genome of Tsukamurella pulmonis:
AAGCGCTCTGATCAGCGGGTGCAGGACTGGCTGTGCACCGCGGAGACGAGAGCGGGATTCGCCCCGCCGTCCGTGGCGCCGGCCGGAGCCGCACGCAGGATGCGCAGGATCTCCTGCGCATCGGTGCTGGGCTCGAGGTCGGTGAAGAACGTGCCCAGCACCAGATCCACCGAGTTGTCGCGCCGGCCGTCGTCGATCAGTTCCGCGCAGGGCGCGATGATCCAGGCCGCCGCGGCGGCGGCGCGGCCGGAATCGCCGAAGCGCAGCTGTGCCTGGCAGGCCATCTCCGGGTAGACGGGGTCGTTGCCGTACGCGCCGGTGGTGGGCGCGGCGAAGCCGTAGTCCGCGAGCTTGTTCAGGGTGGTCTCCGCGCGCCCCGACTGGCCGGAGGCGTTGAGGACCCGCACCGTGGTCGCGGCCAGTGGGGCGGGCCGCACCGAGATCAGATCGTCGGGGGAGACGACCTCGAACCGGTTGGGCGCGGGGGCGGGCGTGGTGCCGCCGGCACGCGCGGCGGCACTGGGCGCGGGCGCGGCCGACGCCGACGCCGGGCCGGGCTGCGGGCAGGAGACCGGTGCCGCGGTCTCCTCCTGGGTGGACATCGCGCGGGCCCAGGTGGCTACCGCGATCACGGCGAGCACGGCGACGACGATGAGGATCGGCAACGTGTTGCGACGCCGGAACGGATCACCGTTCCGGTCGAATCGCCGGCCGGTGCCGGTGAGCTGGGAAACCACGGCCCCGACTGTACGGGAGCGGGCCGCCGGTGCCGGGGAGGCGGCGCGGGAGTCGGCCCGGGAATCATCGGGGCTCCGTGCGCGTTGGACGGGCAACGAGCGGACCGATCGGAGGCCGTCACGGAAAGGCCGTGACATCGCTTTCCGAGTGGGTTACACTCTGGGCCGCTCGCGCGGGACAACGCGCCCGGCGGTCACGGAAACCCCGAGACCCGGGGCACGAGCAAGGATGGGGATGACACGGCATGGCAACTGATTACGACGCTCCACGGCGCTCCGAGGCGGACGAGATCTCGGAGGATTCGCTGGAGGAGCTCAAGGCCCGTCGCAACGAGGGGCAGTCCGGCACGGTGGACGTGGACGAGGGTGAGACCGCCGAGTCCTTCGAGCTTCCCGGCGCCGATCTCTCGGGCGAGGAACTCAGTGTTCGCGTGGTGCCCAAGCAGGCCGACGAGTTCACCTGCACGAGCTGCTTCCTGGTGTACCACCGCAGCCGCCTCGCCGATCCGGACGGCAACGAGCTGATCTGCATCGACTGCGCCTGACGGCGAAACTCTCCGCGGCGGCCCGCTCCTAGCCGAGCGTGGTCGCGGCGGGGATGAGCGCGAGCATCTTCTCGGGATGCCGCGTGGACACCATCCAGTACGGTGTCGGATCGTCCGGGTCGTCGAGGACCACGACGATCATCGACTTGATCCATCCCCTGTGATAGACGAACGCCGCGGGATCGAGCTGGCGGCCCAGTGCCGCACTCTTCGCCTCCGGCGGCACCGCCGCCGCGCGCGAGACCAATTCCAGCGGCAGATGGGCGTTGCCGGCCCACAGCTCCCCGTCGCGGATCGCGACACTGCCGCGTCCCATGGACCAGAGCAGGACAGCGATGACCGCGACGATCAGCACCCACGCTCCGATCATCCAATCGCCCCAGCGTGCGGCGAGTGTCACCTCGTAGCAGAGTAGGGACGCGACCACCGCGCCCGCGATCCACCAGTACCACGGCACCGTCAGCCGCTCGGAGTAGCCGCCCGCGGGCTTCGAGGTCTTCACTGTTCGATCGTCCGACACGCCTTCAGCGTAGTCTGCATGCCATGGTGAGCCAGATACCCCTACTGCGGCTCGACGAGGGCCTCCCACTTCCCAAGCGCGCACATCCCGGCGACGCGGGCGTGGACCTGTACTCGACGATCGACGTGCGGATCGAACCCGGTGCCCGCACGCTCGTCGCCACCGGCGTGGCGCTCGCGCTGCCGCACGGCACCGTCGGTCTGATCCACCCCCGCTCCGGCCTCGCCGCGAAGCACGGGCTCACCGTGGTCAACACGCCCGGCACCGTCGACGCGGGTTACCGGGGCGAGATCAAGGTCTGCCTCCTGAACACCGATCGCGAGAGCGCCGTCGAGATCAAGCGCGGCGACCGGATCGCCCAGTTGCTCGTCCAGCGCGTGGAACTGCCCGACTTCAAGGAGGTCTCGTTCCTCGACGAGACGGTCCGCGGCGCCGGCGGCTACGGCTCGTCGGGCGGGCACGCCAGCCTCGAGTCGTCCCAGTAATCTCCCGAACACACCCCTCGTAGATCCAAGGAGCACATCCCCATGGCCCTCGGCCGCCGCAAGTCCAAGCAGCGCAGCACCTCGAGCGTCGACCCGTACGCGACGATCGGACAGCCCGAGCACCACACGGCGCCGGCGCCCGTGGAGGACGACGAGGTGCAGGAGCTCGGCACCGGCGCGGGCCCGTACGACCTCGGCTCGCTGGAGAGCACCGAGGGACTCGACGAGGGTCGCCTCGATCTCGGCTCGCTCATCCTGGCGATGCCCCCGGAATCGCAGCTGCAGGTGGAGATGAGCCCCGAGGGCGTGCCCGTCGGTGTGCACCTGGACACCCCCGTCGGCCGCATCACCCCGGGCGTCTTCGCCGCGCCCAAGTCGGGCGGGCAGTGGCGTGAGGTCGTCACCGAGCTCGCCGACTCGCTCCGCGAGAACGGCGCGCAGGTCGCCATCGAGGACGGCCACTGGGGCCGCGAGGTCGTCGGGACGCAGCCCGACGGCATCCTGCGGTTCGTCGGTGTCGACGGTCCGCGGTGGATGGTCCGCATCGTCGTCGCCTCGCCGCTCGAGACCGCCGACCAGGCCGCGCAACTGGCGCGCGCGATGCTCGCGGAGACCGTGGTGCGTCGCGGCACCGACCCGCGGCCCGCACGTGATCACCTCGAGATCGAGCTCCCCGCCGAGCTGGTGCAGCAGTTGCAGGAGGCCATGGCGGCCCAGCAGGCGCAGCAGGAGCAGGCCGCCGCATCGATCGCGGCGCAGGTCGCCCAGCGCGCCTCCGCCGACGGCCCGGCCGCCCTGCGGCAGAGCAATCAGGACCGGCTCACGCAGGGTTCGGCGCTCACCCGCCTGAACAACCAGCAGTAAGGCCCTCGATCCCGGCCCGGCCCAGAACGGCGGGGTCGGGACCCAGGTCGGCCAGGTCCACCACGACCGTGGCCGCGCCCGGGATCGCCGCGCCCCACGTCCGCGCCGTCGCGACGGCGTGGATCAGGTCGCCCTCGGCGCCCACGACGACGGCGCGCGCGGTCAGCTCGCGCAGCGCCTCCTCGGTCGGTGCGGCGTAGCCCGCCGCCTCGCGCAGGGCGGGCGCGAGGAAGTCACCGTGCGCGGCCCAGGAGCGGCTCAGCTCCCGCGCCAGCCAGGGCGGGCTCCCGGCCCGCATCCGCGCGATCGCCTCCACGGACCCGACCTCGTCCACGGTCTCGGCGGTGACCCGCGCCGACAGCGCGGCCGGCACGTCCGGTCCCGCCGGTCCGCACCACGGCGGCAGCGTCAGTACCAGGGTGACGTCGGCGTGCGGATTCTCCAGTGCCCAGCTCGCCGCGACGGCGGAACCGAGGGAGACGCCGCAGATCAGGAGGGGCCCATCGGCCGCCGCCGCGTCCAGCGCGGCGCGGTACCCGGCCTCGACGGACGGCGGTGTCGCATCGACGGCGACCGTGCGCGCGCAGAGCGCCGTCAGCGGCGCGAAGGCGCGGAGCACGAAGTCGGCGTCCGACCCCGACCCGGGCAGCAGGACTGCGGTGGTGTGCGCGGGGAACTGCATGGGCCGAGCATGCCAGGGCGGCCGCGCGGCGCACCGTCGGCACCGCCGAGCGGGCGGTGCGGGCGTCGCGGCCGCGTAGTGTGTCCGTGTGACGGATGGTGCAGAGCAGGAGCGGGATACCGCGCAGGACGCCCCCGAGCCCTCGATCAAGGAGCAGGTGCTCGAGCAGATGGGCGGCTGGCAGGGGCTGGTGTACTCCACGCTGCCCGTGGCCGCCTTCGTGCCCGCGAACGCGGCCTGGGGTCTCACCGGCGGCGCCATCGCGGCGCTGGTCGTCGCGGCCGTGGTCGCCGTGATCCGGCTCGCGACCCGCAGCTCGATCCAGCCCGCGATCTCCGGTTTCTTCGGCGTGGCGGTGTGCGTCGTCATCGCCCTGATCGTCGGCGGCAACGGCAAGGGCTACTTCCTCTACGGCATCGTCATGCAGGCGGTGTTCGCCGTCGTCTTCGCGGTCTCGCTGCTGGTGCGATGGCCGCTCGTGGGCGTGCTCTGGCACCTCTTCGACGAGCGGAAGCAGACTTCCGCCGATACCGACGGCACCGTCGCCGCGGGGGACTGGCGGTCCGATCGCCGGCAGTACCGCGCGTTCGCATGGCTGACGGTGCTGTGGATCGCGATGTTCGCGGTCCGCTTCGCCGTGCAGGCGGCGCTGTACCAGAACGACGACGTGGGCGGCCTCGGCATCGCCCGGATCATCATGGGCTGG
Proteins encoded in this window:
- a CDS encoding DUF3710 domain-containing protein, with translation MALGRRKSKQRSTSSVDPYATIGQPEHHTAPAPVEDDEVQELGTGAGPYDLGSLESTEGLDEGRLDLGSLILAMPPESQLQVEMSPEGVPVGVHLDTPVGRITPGVFAAPKSGGQWREVVTELADSLRENGAQVAIEDGHWGREVVGTQPDGILRFVGVDGPRWMVRIVVASPLETADQAAQLARAMLAETVVRRGTDPRPARDHLEIELPAELVQQLQEAMAAQQAQQEQAAASIAAQVAQRASADGPAALRQSNQDRLTQGSALTRLNNQQ
- the dut gene encoding dUTP diphosphatase, which gives rise to MVSQIPLLRLDEGLPLPKRAHPGDAGVDLYSTIDVRIEPGARTLVATGVALALPHGTVGLIHPRSGLAAKHGLTVVNTPGTVDAGYRGEIKVCLLNTDRESAVEIKRGDRIAQLLVQRVELPDFKEVSFLDETVRGAGGYGSSGGHASLESSQ
- a CDS encoding DUF3093 domain-containing protein translates to MSDDRTVKTSKPAGGYSERLTVPWYWWIAGAVVASLLCYEVTLAARWGDWMIGAWVLIVAVIAVLLWSMGRGSVAIRDGELWAGNAHLPLELVSRAAAVPPEAKSAALGRQLDPAAFVYHRGWIKSMIVVVLDDPDDPTPYWMVSTRHPEKMLALIPAATTLG
- a CDS encoding DUF4193 domain-containing protein; this encodes MATDYDAPRRSEADEISEDSLEELKARRNEGQSGTVDVDEGETAESFELPGADLSGEELSVRVVPKQADEFTCTSCFLVYHRSRLADPDGNELICIDCA
- a CDS encoding DUF3159 domain-containing protein, whose amino-acid sequence is MTDGAEQERDTAQDAPEPSIKEQVLEQMGGWQGLVYSTLPVAAFVPANAAWGLTGGAIAALVVAAVVAVIRLATRSSIQPAISGFFGVAVCVVIALIVGGNGKGYFLYGIVMQAVFAVVFAVSLLVRWPLVGVLWHLFDERKQTSADTDGTVAAGDWRSDRRQYRAFAWLTVLWIAMFAVRFAVQAALYQNDDVGGLGIARIIMGWPMFAVGVLITFLVARRVTHARAE
- the cei gene encoding envelope integrity protein Cei, whose product is MVSQLTGTGRRFDRNGDPFRRRNTLPILIVVAVLAVIAVATWARAMSTQEETAAPVSCPQPGPASASAAPAPSAAARAGGTTPAPAPNRFEVVSPDDLISVRPAPLAATTVRVLNASGQSGRAETTLNKLADYGFAAPTTGAYGNDPVYPEMACQAQLRFGDSGRAAAAAAWIIAPCAELIDDGRRDNSVDLVLGTFFTDLEPSTDAQEILRILRAAPAGATDGGANPALVSAVHSQSCTR